CCCGTGTTTTCGAACGCTTTGTCAGCGCCAGACAGGATGAGGATGGAAGCGGCATCGGTCTGTATGTCGCAAAGATTATCATTGAGGAGCATATGGGCGGCTCCATCTGCCTGGAAAATGGAGAAACCGGCGCGGTGGTAAGCCTCCGGATTCCCGTCAGCCAGAACTGACGGGAATCCGGAATTTCTCCACTATGGCTTCACCGAGACCAGTCCGCGAGAAGCGGTTTTTCCGTCAAAAAAGCTGACCAGATCGACCAGTTCCCCAGCTTCATTCAAGAGCCGCAGAGCCACCTGGGCCACTTTTTCATTGGCATTGCGGGTACTGTCCCAGGTCTGCTCATGGGTCTGGATGGTGTGCATGATCTCCTGGGTCATGCCGGCCATGCTGAGGATTTCCTGCTCCATGGAGCCAATAGTGGCGGTGGTCTCCCGGGCTTCCTGGGAGATGACCACAGTGTGTTCGCGGCTCTGGGTAGCCTGCTCAATGGCGTCGGCGCAGCGCAGGCGCATTTCGCTGGAGAGAGTGTCGATCTCCTTGGCGGTCATCATGGTCATTTCGGCCAGTTTGCGCACTTCGTCTGCCACCACCGAGAAGCTTCTGCCGTTTTCTCCGGCCCGTGCCGCTTCAATGGCGGCGTTGAGAGCCAGCAGGTTGGTCTGGTCGGCAACTTCGTGAATGGAGCGGATAAAGTTGCCGATCCGGTTGGAACTGTCTTCAAGCTTTGCCATCAGATGGGTCAGACGGTCCAGTGACTGGGTAATGGTACCCATGCGCTCAATGGTATCGCGTACCTGGGCGGCTCCGCGCAGGGTAATGTCTTTCATCTGCTGAGCTTCCTGCTCCGCATTGTGCAGCTTTGCGCTGATATGCTCCATCAGCTTCACCAGGCTCTCGTTACTGTTGAAGAGTTCCTGACTGGAGCCATCCAGCTCACGGGCACTGGTGCTGATGATATCGGTGGACTGGCGCACTTTGCCAGTTACATCCCGCAGGCTGCTCAACAGCCGATCCACGGCATTGCCCAGCACATCACGGGGGCCGCGGGACAGCGCTTCCTGCTCCAGGTTACCCTCGCTGGCCTGCTCCAGGGTTCTCGCCTTGGCGTCCAGGTCCGCCAGAAAGCGGTTAAAGGCGCTGGCCACATCGCCTATCTCGGTTCCCCGTTCAACTTCCACCCGCTGGGTCAGATCACCGCTGCCGGCAATGCTGGTGACGGTGGAAATGGTATCCACCCAGCTCATGCGCGCGCCATGCTCACTGACGTTCAGGCCCACCTCTTCATCTTCAGGGGAGGCCCGCACCATGCCCGTTTCCAGCAAAGTGAACCCTGCCTGCATGATAAACACCAGCGCTGTGGCAATCAGGATCCACAGCATATCTATATTCGCCTGGGTCACCAGATCTTCCGGCACTCCCCACGCACTCCCCGTAAACGCAAGCACACCCATGACAACTGGTACGACTTTCACGCGCTCCCTCTTCTCCGAGGCAGAGCAAGCAGCCAGCGCACATCGTCCACCCCATGGAAATTGATCTATCTCACCTTATAGACATGACTTACCAGATAATGTCAACAGGAAAATACTGTGTAGGAAATATGACAAGCGTAAATATGACAGGAAGTTAGGCGAAATGACACCCTGATTCCAGAGACTTGCCTCGCCTAA
This portion of the Desulfurispirillum indicum S5 genome encodes:
- a CDS encoding methyl-accepting chemotaxis protein encodes the protein MKVVPVVMGVLAFTGSAWGVPEDLVTQANIDMLWILIATALVFIMQAGFTLLETGMVRASPEDEEVGLNVSEHGARMSWVDTISTVTSIAGSGDLTQRVEVERGTEIGDVASAFNRFLADLDAKARTLEQASEGNLEQEALSRGPRDVLGNAVDRLLSSLRDVTGKVRQSTDIISTSARELDGSSQELFNSNESLVKLMEHISAKLHNAEQEAQQMKDITLRGAAQVRDTIERMGTITQSLDRLTHLMAKLEDSSNRIGNFIRSIHEVADQTNLLALNAAIEAARAGENGRSFSVVADEVRKLAEMTMMTAKEIDTLSSEMRLRCADAIEQATQSREHTVVISQEARETTATIGSMEQEILSMAGMTQEIMHTIQTHEQTWDSTRNANEKVAQVALRLLNEAGELVDLVSFFDGKTASRGLVSVKP